The DNA sequence AACAAACAGTAATGGCATATCAGGGATTCTTATTAATGGGCCATTGTGCACCATGTTGccagaatatactgtatatcacagtTCTTTTAACACATTAGTCGGTGTTTCTCAGCTGTTTTTCTCCAGAGAGGAAACCAGAAGTTTTCCTCTTTGGAATCTTTGtcagctgaaaaacatttttttaacaacagCAGGAATATAATAGATATCATATTTACATCATGGAGACACTCAGTTGTAGCTACTGAATGTCATAAAGTTTCACAAAACTGGTGGAAACCCTGTGgcgatgtttttgttttgtttagggtttttcttttctttttttttttagcagaaaaTGGGGGATAATGACTGTcacatgtgtgcttgtgtttttgtgtattttccaGCATGGAGCTACTGTTGTGCTCTACCATCCCTGTGCTCCTCTCCATGAGCGCCTCCTCCTGTCTGCGCTGGCTCGCTCCTGTCTGCCAGAATACATCATTACCTCACATCCACAGCTCAATAAACACATGGTAGGACAAacacttcctctctgttttgtAACCCATCAATGGCAGTGAGGGACAGTGGAATCTCAGTACTTTCTTACTCTTTTAAagctgtgttttcagttcacttgttgaaatattttctttgcaAACTTTGATTACATGTTCTTTGTTGCTTTAATACTTGAGCAGGGCCAAACAATTCAAGATGTAACATAATCCCGCTGTTGCACAATTGGACCTTTTTTAGGTATTGACTAAGCAAAGCCAGGCCTATCAGGTATCTGCTAATCCACCTTTTAGGCTTTAACAGCCTTGATGAAGGTGTTCATGATATTTAAATCAGTTATGTTGTCTTGCAAGTAGAAACACTTTGTTACTGCAACCGTCAACCTCTTCGTTCTTatcaatatttctgttttattatattacagGTATTGTCAGAAGCGTGCTTTGATGCTACGTAAGCCAGTTCAACTGTTAATGATCATAACAACAGTTTTGTATATCAACACAAATTAGCCATTGGAAATACTCAAGAGTAATGTTAAGAAGAAATAACAGATTCTCAATTTTTGTagcttatttttttatgtttttggatctaattttttccatttattgcAGTGTTTGGCAacaccaggccaaaaaaacttttctttaatgccaaaaataatgccaaatatccattcattcggaaaatCAGTAATCATTtgcatttgggagcctctgcgcagcactgttctgaaacatgagtcgacctctgtgttgttgcctgggaaactcttgacGTGATGTGAGTGCCACTGCTGTCGGAGTGCCTTTAAATTACTGCAGAGTAAGAGCGTGAGCGTATGGGATGCAGGTTAGCTCATGGCGCCACCTAAAGAGAAAAAACTCTAACACAGGGGACAAATATAACCAAATATATTAAAgtttttctccaaaactctGGAGACAAGCAAAAATACATATGGGGAAGAAGGAAGAGTGACAGAAGTGGGAGAAGTGAGAGTGGGCAGATAGGGGAGAGGAAGCTCAAGCTTATTTTTATGCAATAAATGCAGCTTATTAAGTCATCTATTTTTTGGTGCCTACCACCAGGCCTGGAAAAaattctaggggaaacactgtattgCATAAATGAAGTCAGTAGTTCCAGTATGATTCCTCTCTATCTTTATGTTTTTGGAGGATCATGTTCatctttgttattttgttggtaTAGACAGGACCTTTTAGGGCAATCATAGTGTGTTAGCATACTGTGATATTGAAGGTGGATTTCAGCCAGTGGAAGAAAGAGAGTGGCATTATAttctctgtttgctctgtgttcaGCCAATAGCCTTGGTGTCTTGGGGTCGCACTTTGGAGCTGTCCACTGTTGCCTCTTCAGAcgtctgtgattggctggagaCCACAACAACCACAAGAAATCCATTCGGTGGTGCGAGCCAGAGTAAGAAGTACGACCTGCTGCTGACGTGGTCAGCAGAGCGGCATCGACAGCAACGTGCACATCCAGAAGAGCACTCAACAAAAATTAAGGTTTGAGCTGTTCAATTGTGCTGATTTAGTTCACATGGTGCTGATTTTTCAGAAACGTTACTGGCActataattaaagctgcagagAAGAGTTATTTCAGTAGTAGTCCTGTAGATGTTTCTAAGTAGCCGTTTCTCCTAATCCTCAGGAGTCTTTGAGGCAGTGCTGTGAGCGTACCGTCTCTTCTCTGCCCAACGGAGCGATGGAGGTAGAACTAGATTCCACCATGAAGGACGAAAAAATGAATCAACTGAAAAAGCATGTCAAAAGGAGGCAAAGAAGAGCTGCAATCAGACAAAATCAAGTGAACGTTGCAAATGAGAACATGAAAGAAGACACCACAACACAGGTCTCCAGTTTTTTGACCAACCAGACCAACAAAACCATCAACGACGAGACGGGGAACTCCCAGAACTACAACAGCACGCACGCATCATCAGCAGATTCTCCTCCAGGGAACACCACTCTCTCAGATCCACCAAATCCAAGCGAAGCTCCAGCTCAGTCTAAGATCCAAAATCAAAGTCAGAGCCTTACACCCTGGCCCACAACTCCTTTAGGATCTAATATATCAGAGGCTACACTTAAACCTGATTCTTTAGGAGTCGGGGCCTTTGAGTCTCAGAAACACAGGGTAACACTGCAGACGGCCCTGCAGCCCAGTCCTGCACACACTGACCTCAAATACGAAAACCCCTCAAAAGCTCAGCACAGTGAGCAAAACCATACTGAAGCCCTGACCCTCAGCTCTAAAGACAAAGGTACAGACTCCACCAAACAGAGAGACAATGATTCTACTAAACGCAGCATGAAAGAGAAAAACTCCGATAAAGACGTCGGAGCaaacagaaagatgaaggaTAATGAAGTAGTAgatgtaaaagagagagaggtggaacATAAGCACGCACACAGTGGTACACACTCTCACCATATAAACGACAAGACCGGCCAATCCGAGCCTCTGTCCCAACATCACCCAAACCCACAGCCAGCCAGTTACCTGCCGAACACCCACGACTGCGACGGCTGCAAAGCAGGCGAACACTGCGAATGCGCCAAGGGCTCAGGGGCCGAGGGCCGAGCGGCGGTAATGAGCAAGGGGTTGCCGAGGACACCCAGGACGGACGAGGCGGTGTGGGCGGCGGCGGCACTGGGTTTCCTGCTGGTTCTCCTGACGCTGTCGGTGCTTCACACGCGCCTGTACCGCCACTGGAGGACCACGCCCAGTCTGTACTGGCGTGACCCACGGCAGGACTACGACAGCGTGGCAGGTAGGTGGAACACGCAGAGATCAATTAGACCAGAGAGCCAAAATACACACATAGGAGCCAACTCTGCTAAAGTTACAGACCCTGACCTCTAACCTTCCTTTACAGGGATCACCCTGACCTTCATCAGTGTTCAGATTATTATACTGATCCATTTGTTAATTTAAGTTCCTGTTAATCAGTTATTCCTCGGCCTATGCCCAAACTATCCATCTAATTTCAGTGAAGTTTGATTAATGTTTTGTGTGCACACCTGTCGTTCAGATGTTATCCGCAGGAGGCTGCGAATCGCAAACAGGAGGCGGAAAAGGGGCAGAAGACAGGAGTGTGTTCTCCTgcccagctcctccagctcagATGAACATCCATagaaaaatgaaggaaacaTCCCCAACAAGAATGTCAAGAAGGCGCCAGAGTCGTTTGTGTGTAGAGAAGATGAAGAGCAGAAGGAGGATGTATTGCATATATTAGACTTGTCTTTTATCTGTACCTGTCAGTATGCTGTTTATCTCACAGGGCAGGACTGGACCATCTTTATCAAAAGCACTGAGGTGTTGCTGGATATCCtaaaagctgaagctgaaatACCACAAAGCAGCTAAAGGGTCAGTTAGACCCTGTGTCCAAATTGATTGGACAGATGACCTCTCTCATTGGTTGCATTTGGATTGTTTTAGACTATCATTGTCTCTATCAGAACTGAAAACGGTTTTTGGACCATCCAAAGGGAGTGCTGGAGTCTGTTATTACAACACAGGGGCAAATCATTTCTTACCAAATTGTGTCTAAGTGCAAATAATAGCCATCAAAATAATTAAAGAAGTCAGTGTATATTATAAACAACTTTCATCAGTCTGATGGTCCTTTGATGTCCTCAAGACACTGGATAGAGAAACCCACAGGTATAATTTAGTGCAgcacattttatgtatttttactaaGGCTTATAATTCATTTGTCTTATCATAGTCTCCTACACAGCAGTCAGTGTGTATGGCCCCATATTGAGCACTCCATGTATTAGCATCAGTATCAATAGCCTGCAGTTCTTGCCACTTTTTCTAccaaacagtttttaaaaattgtgtggaattccatctgtgttttgttttttatgcgGTTTTATAGTAACATTGTCGTTTTTACCTGTGAAGGTTTAGTATGTGAATATGTCAGTTGCTGTTTTAAGCAACACTGTGTGTGGTACGAACAcgagtttgtcttttttgtttgttttttttattttgaagatgacagatttagagagagagatggaataCAAAGACATTAAATTACTTGACAAGTGTTAAGTGTGtggactgttgtttgttttatttgcatgtgtgtgtgtgtgaagggaatttgatgctaaaaagactaaatgtggcagatatccacttgatataactaactcagactgctgaagcctcatataagcttcagataaacctttaaatgcatttcttcaCAATATCACCGTGtgaacacactgtggattttgatctccatcacttacactgaaagcacatttgaaggggatcttttaatagccagtatgaacaggaggaatgattgatAACAGTAAGTAAGACCTCTTTCAGTGGTCatctgggcacctgactgttgttttaagacagtttgaaatattgtgaacctatcctttaacgtCATCGTCTTGGCTCGTAtgacattaaaggataggttcaaaGATGTTTGGGCTGCTGTTACAACAGTAGATTTATGAGAAAATCATTATGATTTAAttgttaataattaatatagTAAAAGACCAAACAAGCTATCAAAGTAGGctaatgaaaacaatttaaacCTTTAATTCAGGCATAAAGGGTACATAAAAAAGTTTCCAGTGATTATTAAATCGATAGGgtgaacaacagaaaatacattttacttgctgctgctgatttaaTGCCTGGTTGGAGAACTAAAGGGGCAGAAAATAATGCACTTAAAGATGTTTGGCACTCTGTACTAATTTGTATTAAAGATTTAATTAACTTAACATGAGGCTTTTTGCTGAAAGCGTCCAATTGCATCAACCTATAAAACTTTGGCCCTTAATGCTGAAATGTTTGGACATTGAGTGTTGAAGGAAACTGTCCTTACtcatcacagagaaacacatgCACATCCAGTCAGCTGTTTGATTGACCATCCACACagtaagaagaaagaaaatgcagaCAGACCCAGGACAATTaacttgttttattattttattacaaatgtaCAGCTTATGAGTTTCCATTACGATTGACCTTTTAAGTCATTGTTTTCTCTACTTTATACAGTTTTTAACGTCTTCTGTTAAAAGATAACTCTCCCGTCACCCATCTCCCAAAGTGTAGAGCTGTGAAGAGACACAGGGACAGCAACAGTACAGGCCACAGTGCACTGCCCGTGGCTGAGTATCAGAAGTGTGTTTGTATAATTCACTGGCTGAAAAAAATTTCATGTTTGTACTCGTGGAAGGCTTGGTCCAACTGGTGAGGGGTGTTAGTTTGACTTTTGGAAAGTGTGTGCTAAATTCTGGATATGATGAAGATGTAGAAAGTGTGTCGGGCATGAAACTGACGGAAGCGTTTTTAACATTCACACTAGAGGCACCCTACGTAGTGTCCGCTAAATCGGGGGGAAAGGAGCGGGCCATGTGCGTTTTTAGACCCTCCTCCCGCCGTTCTGAGATGACTGTAGTGCTAAGCTGAAGTGCGCTTCAGACCTTTCCTATTGCACCATCCCACGTAAAAAACCCCTGCGTCCTGCACCTAATGTACTCGAACTAAGACCTTTGGGAGAGTGCGGTACATAATGTAGATCCTACTTCACCCAGCTGGTGTTTGAAAATAGTGCAACTAATACCACGGTGTTTAGTAATCCGCTAGATCAAACTGTTGTTCTCGCTCTTTGCTTCCTGTGGATTCTAGTAGGATCGTTAATATGTACAATATGACATTACAGGAGGGGAAATACCACAGCGTAACCATACTCACAAGACTTAAAATACCTACAAGTACATCAGGTGTCAAGACTTAAGGGCCTCCTGTAGATTTGGTGAACAGATCCCGCAGCCTGAAGCCCACTTTGGCCgacaaatatacataaatatctCACAAACATAACCCTAACATATAgcttaatataaaatatagcaTGAAAATATATGTTCATATATATGGCTCTAGTCTAAAACTTGGGCGATCATGATTGAAGGGACAAGCTTTTCTACTGGCCcccgtgtgtttgtgtttgtgttagtgtgtgtgtgtgtgtgtgtgtatggaagtatttgtgttgtttcagcAGTCAGTACAACATCACTGTAACTCAGCCAGTCAAACAGGAGATGATGATGTGCAAAGGCATTCAATATCAAACAACGATACATTTCAAGAGTCTTCTGGACACGACTTGTTTTGACAGGGAACAGAGCGAACAATCCAACCTCCCCTACAGAGACTGAGGAACACTTTGACAGTCACAGACCCCAGGTGATGATCGGGggaaaggacacacacacacacaaaaaaaaaaaaaagaaagaaagaaaaaaaaaaaacctaaacatGACTAAAGTGGACAGAGAAGTGCTGTAGGTGGTTTGGCATCAATCTCTCAAAGTGCTTGGGGCTTATTAAGGTCTAATTGCTTCTTGCTAAAAGGCAGCGATACGAGAAAAGACGACTTGAGATGTGACTGCTTTTTAAGAGGATGAGGACCGTGTTTAATGTGCGGAGGTCTTCTGAGCACTGAGCATGATTATAGAACAGACCGATGCAAGAACGAGCAACTATTAAAGCCACAAACACTTTGAGAAAAAACCAGCTGGAGAATCATTAAGAGGTGAATCTAAACTAGAAGAGGACGGTCCTTCAGGAAGCCAGGAAGGACTTGTTAGATCCCATCTGCATCCTTTGTTACAGATATGACCATATTTGTTCGGCACAGTACAACAAGCTTTAACACCTACAGTAGGCTAAGTGCGCTatctttttgaaaaaaacaaaaaaaacaaaacaagaaaaacatctttgttcCCAATGCTGTCTCCCATTGGCAGAGTTCAGAGACAGTGAGCTCGAAGTGACAACTTCTGTGGCCCAGATCAGCAGGCCGTGACAGAGAATTAatcggaaaaaaaaacaaaaaaaaaacagaatgtggGCTTGATTGTGCTTGCCAGACAGTctgaaaaaaatggagaaaaaaaatatatatacatggCAAACTAAATCAAGCACATATGAGGTGGCTAAATCCATTTCAAATGAACATATTTCCTCAAATGAAATAACACAATGAGTATCTTCTCACCATATTTATGTTCCAGGTTTGCTAAGATCTGGTGCTTTCCACAGGTCTACTTAAAGCTTAACTGCAACAAACAAGTATTTGTATCAACTGAATGTGACTGAACATGCATGCAAATAACGGCTGCCGTGTAACACAAGCAGCCAGCAGCACACCCGCGGTGTTAATAAGATACTGTTTTAAAGCAAGACTTAGGGGGGgcggggtggggtgggggttgggTGGGTTTAATCCTCAAACTGGATCTAATGGTGCGCCTGATTTTGTCATCTAGCGAAAAAGAAGACAGGATTGATTCTGAGATGATTCCACTGGCTCTATTAAATGAGGCAAACCGTGAGATAAATCAAGCGCAAAGACAGCTGAGGATTCGTGAAAGAACATCTTGATCCAGGTCCTGTCATAACGCACCAAGGGGCTTTCgctctgacagaaaaaaaaatctaaagtaAAAGCGGATCTCTCCCAACACTGTCTCCCCTTTGGCAACTGTTTAACCCCTTGGCCACAGGACATATcacaaaataaaagaacaaacaaaaaaaacaactaaatcaaCCTCAACTGTCACCCAGGAAAGGAGTGCTTGAGAAATGTTGAGGACCACTTCacaggttatttttttttttaagtgtatgtgtgcatgttttacTTAAATCCCAGTAAGAGGTTGAGCACATACTCCCACCTGTCTCCCTATTCCACTAAATGAGAATCATATttgagacaatgaaataaacatacataaacagTTAAATCAAGATGACAGtcagtaaaaatatcaatacaaaaaaaaaacaataggcatgataaacaataacaataaatcaCAATTATTCCAGtgtaagtgttttgtttttgtaagtcAGTCATTTTTGTCCTCAGATGTGCAGACCAACCCAATCTGCATATTCAAAAGaacgaggaaaaaaaaaaaaaaaacagagaaaaagaagagagagaggaaagaaataaaacatgccAGATCATGCTGTGTACCACCAACAAcagggggggggaggggggtgatgGGTTGGAAAAAAGCTGGAGCCCCCTGCAAAAGATCACCCAGGAAGAAGCATCTGAGAGCCTGGGTGGGGTGTGGAGTAGGGTGGAGCTAGATGGGTCCTggggaggggtggaggagggggagaggggagggggggggtccCTTCTCTGCACCGCAAGCTCATCCTGTCTGGGACGGGATAGGAGACAGAGGGGCCCTCGTGTCTGgttggagagggagagaggggcaAAAGAGTGGgccagagaggaaaaggagaagaagaagaagaacgtCCTGACTCCTCACGGGATGGAGGGACGGAGATGGTGTGGAACGTCTTCGGGCCCTCTCACGCGACGTGACGCCTCCGCCCTCCCTGGTTTCCGGTAAACGGGGAGAGGGAGGGACGACGAGTGACGGGGGAGAATAAATAAAGCAGTAACATCTCAGGATTCGGTTCGCTGTACATCACCATCATTGTATT is a window from the Thunnus thynnus chromosome 7, fThuThy2.1, whole genome shotgun sequence genome containing:
- the tp53i13 gene encoding uncharacterized protein tp53i13 — translated: MPSQTTSPPPLTVTVLAALWVSLGRCGVSESPGPGCDNGKLSLDRDLLRADAVYWDCPVSMWPESTQRLPSIDTVYDPEPARPICMDKPISYSHTIPNSGAYRPVRAESGEYLYCPPQRWLNNLHHGATVVLYHPCAPLHERLLLSALARSCLPEYIITSHPQLNKHMPIALVSWGRTLELSTVASSDVCDWLETTTTTRNPFGGASQSKKYDLLLTWSAERHRQQRAHPEEHSTKIKESLRQCCERTVSSLPNGAMEVELDSTMKDEKMNQLKKHVKRRQRRAAIRQNQVNVANENMKEDTTTQVSSFLTNQTNKTINDETGNSQNYNSTHASSADSPPGNTTLSDPPNPSEAPAQSKIQNQSQSLTPWPTTPLGSNISEATLKPDSLGVGAFESQKHRVTLQTALQPSPAHTDLKYENPSKAQHSEQNHTEALTLSSKDKGTDSTKQRDNDSTKRSMKEKNSDKDVGANRKMKDNEVVDVKEREVEHKHAHSGTHSHHINDKTGQSEPLSQHHPNPQPASYLPNTHDCDGCKAGEHCECAKGSGAEGRAAVMSKGLPRTPRTDEAVWAAAALGFLLVLLTLSVLHTRLYRHWRTTPSLYWRDPRQDYDSVADVIRRRLRIANRRRKRGRRQECVLLPSSSSSDEHP